From the genome of Gracilibacillus salitolerans, one region includes:
- a CDS encoding DJ-1/PfpI family protein, whose amino-acid sequence MRSWRVGIFIFNDVEVLDFAGPFEVFSVTTLENENKPFKVETVSEKGDLVYARNGLKVQPDYSFSNMPTFDILIIPGGFGAREREINNPSVINWIADEMKKIQLMTSVCTGSLLLAKAGLLKGKRATTHWASLERFRSEFPDTDVIEGVKFVDEGNIVTSGGISAGINMSFHILKRLLGSEVAKNTAKRMEYDIVI is encoded by the coding sequence ATGCGTTCTTGGAGAGTAGGAATTTTTATATTTAATGATGTGGAAGTGTTAGATTTCGCAGGTCCATTTGAAGTTTTTTCTGTTACAACATTAGAAAATGAAAATAAACCATTTAAAGTTGAAACAGTGTCCGAAAAAGGTGATTTAGTCTACGCTCGTAATGGCTTAAAGGTACAGCCTGATTACAGTTTTTCAAACATGCCTACATTTGACATTTTGATTATCCCTGGTGGATTTGGTGCGAGGGAACGAGAAATTAATAATCCTTCTGTAATAAACTGGATTGCAGATGAGATGAAAAAAATTCAACTAATGACTTCGGTATGTACTGGTTCATTACTACTAGCTAAAGCTGGATTATTAAAAGGTAAGAGGGCAACAACCCATTGGGCTAGTCTTGAACGTTTCCGATCAGAGTTTCCTGACACAGATGTTATAGAGGGAGTAAAGTTTGTAGATGAAGGAAATATCGTTACATCTGGTGGAATATCAGCGGGAATCAATATGTCATTTCATATTTTAAAACGGTTATTAGGTTCCGAGGTAGCCAAAAATACAGCTAAAAGAATGGAATATGATATTGTTATTTAG
- a CDS encoding prenyltransferase/squalene oxidase repeat-containing protein codes for MKLTKQSIGKSSSWIKRNARPLEAARWSYLFEGAPRDEVIHYLSAFQNEDGGFGHGIEPDFWTPDSSPMATWAAGQILMEIGAGSDEQIVKSMLSYLSKTCNESTGMWPSVLPENNQHPHAPWWHWREGVQDNWMFNPSAELAGFLVHWSPDNSETAQLGWKLIDKAIDHLMSSDQMDSHEINNYQQLLKIITRYADDNLIRGVSVKINTLIENCVDRDVSAWSTGYKPLPLDFVNVPDHPLYEKMSNLIKQNLNFYIDQLSAEGTWDISWEWGSYPEEFAVARRYWKGILLIDRYKTFKSFDLLDDIEKL; via the coding sequence ATGAAATTAACCAAACAATCAATAGGTAAGTCAAGTTCCTGGATCAAACGAAATGCCAGACCGTTAGAGGCTGCCCGGTGGAGCTATCTTTTTGAAGGTGCACCCCGAGATGAAGTGATTCATTATTTATCTGCTTTTCAAAATGAAGACGGAGGGTTTGGTCATGGTATTGAACCAGACTTCTGGACACCAGATTCATCCCCAATGGCTACATGGGCAGCAGGACAAATTTTAATGGAAATAGGAGCAGGATCTGACGAACAGATTGTAAAGTCTATGCTTTCGTATTTATCAAAAACCTGCAATGAAAGTACAGGAATGTGGCCGTCTGTGCTGCCTGAAAACAACCAACACCCCCACGCACCATGGTGGCATTGGAGAGAGGGAGTTCAAGATAACTGGATGTTCAATCCTAGTGCAGAATTAGCTGGATTCTTAGTCCATTGGTCCCCAGATAATAGTGAAACAGCACAGTTAGGCTGGAAATTGATAGATAAGGCAATTGATCACTTGATGAGTAGTGATCAAATGGACAGTCATGAGATCAATAATTACCAGCAATTATTAAAAATCATCACTAGATATGCTGATGACAATCTAATAAGAGGCGTCTCAGTAAAAATAAATACACTAATAGAAAATTGTGTAGATAGGGATGTTTCGGCATGGTCAACCGGGTACAAACCTCTCCCACTTGACTTTGTTAATGTCCCTGATCATCCTCTTTATGAAAAAATGAGCAATTTAATTAAGCAGAATTTAAACTTTTATATCGATCAACTATCTGCGGAAGGTACTTGGGATATTTCTTGGGAATGGGGAAGCTATCCTGAGGAATTTGCTGTGGCCAGAAGGTATTGGAAAGGCATCCTATTAATAGATAGGTATAAAACTTTTAAATCATTCGATCTTTTAGATGATATAGAAAAGTTATAA
- a CDS encoding HAD-IIIA family hydrolase: protein MKVAFFDRDGTIIEDYPDHEWSSLEYPVFLEGAVNTLKEVTRKGYKIIIITNQYIINEGYITMDQYHHITNQMICELKRQNIEIHDIYFCPHGKSEGCNCIKPNTGMIEQAMQKYPEINLEESFMIGDSVEDLRLAINMEIKGFGIGIDVEFQEDNIYQLKTVKDLPSYI from the coding sequence GTGAAAGTTGCATTCTTTGACAGGGATGGCACAATCATTGAAGATTATCCAGACCATGAATGGAGTAGCTTAGAGTATCCAGTATTTTTAGAGGGAGCAGTAAATACACTCAAAGAAGTCACAAGGAAGGGTTATAAAATAATTATCATTACAAACCAATATATTATTAACGAAGGATATATTACGATGGACCAATACCACCATATTACAAACCAAATGATATGTGAGTTAAAACGTCAGAATATTGAAATACATGATATTTATTTTTGTCCACACGGTAAAAGTGAAGGATGTAATTGTATAAAACCAAACACCGGAATGATTGAACAAGCAATGCAAAAATATCCAGAAATTAATCTGGAAGAATCCTTTATGATTGGTGATTCAGTAGAGGATTTAAGATTAGCTATTAATATGGAAATCAAAGGTTTTGGAATAGGTATAGATGTTGAGTTCCAAGAAGATAACATATATCAATTGAAAACTGTAAAGGATTTACCATCATATATTTAA
- a CDS encoding Ig-like domain-containing protein gives MRRFFHFMLCFVIYFSILPMFSPIVNAAAEESTASEQQVPAFPGAEGFGKYTTGGRGGEVYIVTNVNDSGPGSLRDAVSESNRTVVFEVSGNILLDSPLYIQGDNITIAGQTAPGDGITVTNHSTYIEGNNIIIRYMRFRMGDRTESTADAFSARNRSDLIVDHSSMSWGVDEIASAYDMRNVTIQNSMISEALHMTDHDKGRHGFGGIWGSHSSYLNNIIAHNSSRNPRFKGTLDNDKGYDFRNNIIYNWNYYAGYGGNEADVNVVNNYYKYGPDTRMDKRAQMIELPEGNSNWYIDGNFVYDFPEVTEDNMLGIVEHPTANVLDEPVDVPEATTRTALEAFDYVLQNAGATLPRRDSIDARIVDSIHNGTGRQINSIDEVGGWADFRSAEAPADSNRDGIPDDWAEQQGVDPMDDTWANQVTEEGYTNLEVYLNSIVSDGHHNPEIAITSPSINDIYEAGETVTINAESSVENAEIDKVVFYNGTEVLGEVTSAPYEWNWSDVPEGTHFVFVKAYSSEGRQTDSQVIPIHANITNDIAPWSSADIGETGIPGHSAIVDGTYVVKGDGNVTADQDSHHFMYQKVSGDIEITAQILSDTKVAPHNREGVMIRESLDVGSPLAMSGISVRGEDRVGVFYHRQEEGRAVDETDPIVGPTTPYWVRLTKIGDVVTGYISEDGTQWQLVSSMKFPDVDEVYVGLAVDAANEGNLISNLNRVAFDNVTVEQLPPVPLYPKEFSIARGEEALYLEWSEAERATEYLVERSTVKDGPYETIATVADAVYYTDTNLEEDVNYFYVIRAANEYGDSSLTSEERNGALLSDEPLYTRLLDADFEDQAVGTRPPDGFEGRPDTDNNYAAVVDVPMSSSGNSSDQAVMLYDDSSSHTYLTRNFEPQTGKMVVETEYMQEEMSTFGRAIRVMDGGRNNVEIFTGNGRGCEYEYCWYFRYQGDAALIPENNRFSLNEWYHVRIEIDVPAQEFSLYINGEHSGTLPFQGSASQLNQFESHTWGTSEQYLDDIQISSASLEAPQAVQAVKENESTVPIRWDAVENADHYNVYRRWNGDRYHLIAAELSSLEFTDEVEGDGTYIYAVAAYNSGSGEGSYSEPVEVIVDERAPTITITNESDHPGNEFDDMATAGEYTITGSLNEAGTVWIEGQEWTVEEDQTFSAVVSLRRGRNRIEINAADLAGNEADPVVWEVVAVSDNAPAEG, from the coding sequence ATGAGGCGATTTTTCCATTTCATGCTATGTTTTGTTATCTATTTTTCCATTCTGCCTATGTTTAGTCCGATTGTCAATGCCGCGGCCGAAGAGAGTACAGCATCCGAACAACAGGTACCGGCCTTTCCTGGTGCGGAAGGGTTCGGTAAATATACCACCGGCGGACGCGGCGGCGAGGTTTATATCGTAACGAATGTAAATGATTCTGGTCCCGGCTCCCTGCGGGATGCCGTGAGCGAGAGCAATCGAACCGTCGTATTTGAGGTGTCGGGCAATATTTTGTTGGATTCTCCCCTTTACATTCAAGGAGACAACATTACGATTGCAGGACAGACCGCACCGGGCGACGGCATCACCGTAACCAATCACTCCACCTATATCGAAGGGAACAACATCATCATCCGTTACATGCGTTTTCGTATGGGTGACCGTACGGAGTCGACAGCAGACGCATTTTCCGCACGCAATCGCAGTGATTTGATCGTAGACCACAGCTCCATGTCTTGGGGTGTGGACGAGATCGCCTCGGCTTACGATATGCGGAATGTCACGATCCAGAATTCCATGATCTCTGAAGCGCTGCATATGACGGATCATGACAAAGGGCGCCACGGCTTCGGCGGGATATGGGGAAGCCATTCGTCTTATCTGAATAATATTATTGCACATAATTCCAGCCGTAATCCTCGTTTCAAAGGTACATTGGACAATGATAAGGGATATGATTTCCGCAACAATATTATTTACAACTGGAACTACTATGCAGGTTATGGCGGAAACGAAGCCGATGTGAACGTTGTGAATAACTATTACAAATACGGTCCGGATACGAGAATGGATAAGCGCGCGCAAATGATTGAGCTTCCGGAAGGCAACAGCAACTGGTACATTGACGGAAACTTCGTATACGATTTCCCTGAAGTGACAGAGGATAACATGCTAGGCATCGTGGAACATCCGACGGCCAATGTTTTGGACGAGCCGGTGGATGTACCGGAAGCTACGACCCGCACCGCACTGGAAGCGTTTGATTATGTATTGCAAAATGCCGGAGCCACGTTGCCGAGACGTGATTCGATTGATGCACGCATCGTGGACTCTATTCACAACGGCACAGGCAGACAGATCAACTCGATCGATGAAGTAGGCGGCTGGGCGGATTTCCGCAGTGCAGAAGCGCCTGCAGACTCGAATCGGGACGGGATACCGGATGATTGGGCGGAGCAGCAGGGAGTCGATCCGATGGACGATACTTGGGCGAACCAAGTCACCGAGGAAGGCTACACCAACCTGGAAGTATATTTGAATTCCATCGTTTCCGACGGGCATCACAACCCGGAGATTGCCATCACCTCTCCTTCCATAAATGATATCTATGAAGCCGGTGAAACGGTAACCATCAACGCGGAATCCAGCGTGGAGAACGCCGAGATTGATAAGGTTGTTTTTTATAACGGAACGGAAGTGCTGGGCGAAGTTACTTCCGCCCCCTATGAGTGGAATTGGAGCGATGTGCCCGAAGGTACGCACTTTGTATTCGTTAAAGCTTACAGCAGCGAGGGCAGACAAACAGATTCCCAGGTCATTCCGATTCATGCCAATATCACGAATGATATTGCTCCATGGTCATCCGCAGACATCGGGGAAACGGGAATCCCCGGTCATTCCGCAATTGTAGACGGTACCTATGTGGTCAAAGGCGACGGGAACGTGACGGCTGATCAGGATTCCCACCACTTTATGTATCAGAAGGTAAGCGGAGATATTGAAATCACAGCGCAAATCCTGAGCGATACGAAAGTTGCCCCTCACAATCGCGAGGGCGTAATGATTCGCGAGTCGCTGGATGTCGGTTCACCACTGGCCATGAGCGGGATCTCGGTGCGCGGCGAGGATCGTGTTGGGGTATTTTACCATCGGCAGGAAGAAGGCCGCGCCGTCGATGAAACCGATCCGATTGTGGGTCCGACCACTCCTTACTGGGTGCGTTTGACGAAAATCGGCGACGTGGTTACGGGTTATATTTCTGAAGACGGGACGCAATGGCAGCTCGTCTCCTCGATGAAATTCCCGGATGTGGACGAAGTGTATGTCGGTCTCGCTGTCGATGCAGCGAACGAGGGCAATCTGATTTCGAATTTGAACCGGGTAGCCTTCGACAACGTCACCGTTGAGCAGCTTCCGCCGGTTCCGCTCTATCCGAAAGAGTTCAGCATTGCCCGGGGCGAGGAAGCATTGTATCTGGAATGGTCGGAAGCAGAAAGGGCCACGGAATATCTCGTGGAGCGAAGCACCGTCAAGGACGGTCCTTACGAAACGATCGCAACCGTTGCGGATGCCGTTTACTATACCGATACAAACCTGGAAGAGGACGTGAATTATTTCTACGTCATCCGAGCGGCGAATGAATACGGGGACAGTTCTTTGACTTCAGAGGAAAGAAACGGCGCGTTGTTAAGTGACGAGCCCCTCTATACAAGACTATTGGATGCCGACTTCGAGGACCAGGCCGTCGGAACACGCCCGCCGGATGGTTTCGAAGGCCGTCCCGACACGGACAACAATTATGCTGCTGTAGTCGACGTACCGATGAGCTCCTCCGGCAATTCGTCGGATCAGGCCGTCATGCTTTACGATGACAGCAGCTCGCATACTTATCTCACCCGCAATTTCGAACCGCAAACCGGCAAGATGGTAGTGGAAACCGAATATATGCAGGAAGAGATGAGCACCTTCGGCAGAGCCATCCGCGTCATGGACGGCGGCAGAAATAATGTGGAGATATTCACCGGTAACGGAAGAGGATGTGAATATGAATATTGCTGGTATTTCCGTTATCAGGGGGATGCCGCGCTTATTCCGGAGAACAACCGGTTCTCGCTCAATGAGTGGTACCACGTCCGCATCGAGATTGATGTGCCGGCGCAAGAATTCTCCCTTTATATTAACGGCGAGCATTCGGGCACTCTTCCCTTTCAGGGTTCAGCATCGCAATTGAATCAGTTTGAGTCCCATACTTGGGGCACTTCAGAACAATATCTGGATGATATTCAAATCAGCTCCGCTTCCCTGGAGGCGCCGCAAGCCGTTCAAGCGGTGAAGGAGAACGAATCGACGGTGCCCATTCGCTGGGATGCAGTTGAAAATGCGGACCACTATAATGTTTATCGCCGATGGAATGGGGACCGCTACCATTTAATTGCTGCGGAGCTATCCTCGCTTGAATTCACAGATGAAGTGGAAGGGGATGGAACGTACATCTATGCCGTGGCAGCCTACAACTCCGGCAGCGGGGAAGGAAGCTATTCCGAGCCGGTTGAAGTGATCGTGGACGAAAGAGCCCCGACGATCACGATTACCAATGAATCGGATCACCCCGGCAACGAGTTCGACGACATGGCGACGGCAGGAGAATATACGATCACCGGCTCCCTCAATGAGGCAGGAACCGTTTGGATTGAAGGGCAGGAATGGACAGTGGAAGAGGATCAGACTTTCTCCGCTGTGGTATCGCTTCGGCGCGGCCGAAATCGGATTGAAATCAACGCAGCAGACCTTGCCGGCAATGAAGCCGATCCGGTCGTCTGGGAAGTGGTTGCCGTTAGCGACAATGCTCCCGCTGAAGGGTAA